In Microbacterium sp. SLBN-146, one genomic interval encodes:
- a CDS encoding LLM class F420-dependent oxidoreductase, whose amino-acid sequence MLFDTPVRLGVQLQPQHVTYPQIRDAVLRLEDEGVDILFNWDHFFPLYGDRYGLHFESWTMLGAWAEQTERVEFGALVNCNSYRNPDLQADMARTIDHMSAKGGGEGRFIFGTGSGWFERDYDEYGYEFGTAGSRLDDLADGLARIEARWEKLNPAPTRRIPVMIGGKGEQKTLRLVARHADIWHSFVTAEELPHKLSVIEKWADKEERDTSGLVISNELQRRGQDDADALYAAGTRVFTLGFPGPDYDYDLVRSWLRWRDAKNGA is encoded by the coding sequence ATGCTCTTCGACACCCCTGTCCGGCTCGGCGTGCAGCTGCAGCCCCAGCACGTCACGTATCCGCAGATCCGCGATGCCGTCCTCCGCCTCGAAGACGAGGGCGTCGACATCCTCTTCAACTGGGACCACTTCTTCCCGCTCTACGGCGACCGCTACGGGCTCCACTTCGAGTCGTGGACGATGCTCGGCGCATGGGCCGAGCAGACGGAGCGCGTGGAGTTCGGGGCGCTCGTCAACTGCAACAGCTACCGCAACCCCGATCTGCAGGCCGACATGGCCCGCACGATCGACCACATGTCGGCCAAGGGCGGCGGCGAAGGCCGATTCATCTTCGGTACGGGGTCGGGCTGGTTCGAGCGGGACTACGACGAGTACGGCTACGAGTTCGGCACGGCGGGATCACGCCTCGACGACCTCGCCGACGGACTCGCACGCATCGAGGCGCGATGGGAGAAGCTCAACCCCGCGCCGACCCGCCGCATCCCCGTCATGATCGGCGGCAAGGGCGAGCAGAAGACACTGCGTCTCGTCGCCCGTCACGCCGATATCTGGCACAGCTTCGTGACGGCCGAGGAGCTTCCGCACAAGCTCTCCGTCATCGAGAAGTGGGCGGACAAAGAAGAGCGCGACACGTCGGGTCTCGTCATCTCCAACGAACTGCAGCGGCGCGGGCAGGACGACGCCGACGCGCTCTACGCCGCCGGCACGCGCGTCTTCACGCTCGGGTTCCCCGGCCCCGACTACGACTACGACCTCGTGCGGTCGTGGCTGCGCTGGCGCGACGCCAAGAACGGAGCGTGA
- a CDS encoding efflux RND transporter permease subunit: MSTLLYSLGRWSYRHPWRVLVSWILVLGIAGASAGLFSQGTDNTFSIPGTESQAGLEQLNRTFPQVSGTSAQIVVVADEGDLVVDEPYRGAIDDAVADLEDIDGVLGVTDPFDELVTGLVNDDENAAIIRLQFDGQATDVSDEAKDSLSAVSDSLQEALPAGAQVALGGDLFSTSVPGLTVTELLGILIALVVLMVTFRSFLVAGLPLATAIIGVGLSMALILLATAFASISSTTPLLALMLGLAVGIDYALFIAARHQDQVRGGMEPEESVARATGTAGSAVVFAGVTVLIALIGLGFANIPFLTTMGVAASVAVALAVAVAITLTPALLGFVKGRVVGRMPKARPAKTRTRPRRGFAARWVGGVTRHPVVTTIAVVVGLGVLAIPASSLALALPNAGVQPESSPARISYDLAAEEFGPGFNGPLIMTGTIVTSTDPLGLMEDLAAEVEKVPGVKEIALATPNETADTGIIQIIPDTAPDSPETAQLVRDLRALAPELADEYGIDLIVTGFTAVGIDISDRLGAALLPFGIFVVGLSFILLMIVFRSIAVPLTAALGYLLSVLAAFGVVAAVFEWGWFADLLHIARVGPVISFMPIVLMGVLFGLAMDYQVFLVSRMREDYVHASRARKGRADRLTAVGAVRSGFTASARVVTAAALIMFAVFAAFVPEGDSSIKPIALGLAVGIAVDAFLVRMTLIPALMALLGEKAWWMPRWLDRLLPHFDIEGEAVERELALAEWPEPQTTAAVVAESLTVRAEAGGDAGEVDLFQDASFRIEPGGTLVATGDPRAGTAFALAVAGRLTPSDGLLRVAGHLLPGRAAWVRAHVGVALFAGSDEPVRDLRRALRGRPGILVIDGLDMLDAAERDQVAAVLRDATTARHTRDDRPLTIVATAQSEGRALAVLADAHRPDISSLPLRAGIRSTHATEVTS, encoded by the coding sequence GTGTCCACCCTTCTGTACTCGCTCGGACGTTGGTCGTATCGGCACCCGTGGCGCGTGCTCGTCTCCTGGATCCTCGTCCTCGGGATCGCCGGCGCGAGCGCCGGACTCTTCAGCCAGGGCACCGACAACACCTTCTCGATCCCCGGCACCGAGTCGCAGGCGGGGCTCGAACAGCTGAACCGTACCTTCCCGCAAGTGAGCGGAACCTCCGCGCAGATCGTCGTCGTCGCGGACGAGGGTGATCTCGTCGTCGACGAGCCCTACCGCGGTGCCATCGACGACGCCGTCGCCGACCTCGAAGACATCGACGGGGTCCTCGGCGTGACCGACCCGTTCGACGAGCTCGTCACGGGACTCGTCAACGACGACGAGAACGCCGCCATCATCCGCCTGCAGTTCGACGGACAGGCCACCGACGTCTCGGACGAAGCGAAGGACTCCCTGAGCGCCGTGTCCGACAGCCTGCAAGAAGCCCTCCCCGCCGGCGCGCAGGTCGCCCTCGGCGGCGACCTCTTCTCGACCTCGGTGCCCGGCCTCACGGTGACGGAGCTCCTCGGCATCCTGATCGCCCTCGTCGTTCTGATGGTGACGTTCCGCTCGTTCCTCGTCGCGGGCCTCCCGCTCGCGACCGCCATCATCGGCGTCGGTCTGTCGATGGCGCTCATCCTGCTCGCGACCGCGTTCGCTTCGATCTCCTCGACGACGCCGCTCCTCGCCCTCATGCTGGGGCTCGCGGTCGGCATCGACTACGCCCTCTTCATCGCCGCGCGACATCAGGATCAAGTGCGCGGAGGGATGGAACCCGAAGAGTCCGTCGCCCGGGCGACGGGCACGGCAGGATCCGCCGTCGTCTTCGCCGGCGTCACGGTGCTCATCGCCCTCATCGGACTCGGGTTCGCGAACATCCCCTTCCTCACGACGATGGGAGTCGCGGCCTCCGTCGCCGTCGCCCTCGCCGTCGCGGTCGCCATCACGCTGACCCCGGCACTCCTCGGCTTCGTCAAGGGCCGCGTCGTCGGACGGATGCCGAAGGCTCGGCCCGCGAAGACGCGCACGCGTCCGCGCCGCGGTTTCGCCGCGCGCTGGGTCGGCGGCGTCACGCGGCATCCCGTCGTCACGACGATCGCCGTCGTCGTCGGACTCGGCGTGCTCGCGATCCCCGCGTCGAGCCTCGCCCTCGCGCTCCCGAACGCCGGCGTGCAACCCGAGTCGTCGCCCGCCCGCATCAGCTACGACCTCGCTGCCGAAGAGTTCGGTCCGGGCTTCAACGGCCCCCTCATCATGACGGGCACGATCGTCACGTCGACCGACCCCCTCGGACTCATGGAGGATCTCGCAGCCGAGGTCGAGAAGGTGCCGGGCGTCAAGGAGATCGCGCTCGCGACCCCCAACGAGACGGCCGACACGGGCATCATCCAGATCATCCCCGACACCGCCCCCGACTCCCCCGAGACGGCGCAGCTCGTCCGCGATCTCCGCGCCCTGGCGCCCGAGCTCGCCGACGAGTACGGGATCGACCTCATCGTGACCGGATTCACGGCCGTCGGGATCGACATCTCCGACCGACTCGGTGCGGCGCTCCTCCCCTTCGGCATCTTCGTCGTCGGCTTGTCGTTCATCCTCCTGATGATCGTCTTCCGCTCGATCGCGGTCCCCCTGACCGCGGCGCTCGGATACTTGCTGTCCGTCCTCGCGGCCTTCGGTGTCGTCGCGGCCGTCTTCGAGTGGGGCTGGTTCGCCGACCTCCTCCACATCGCCCGCGTGGGTCCTGTCATCAGCTTCATGCCGATCGTCCTCATGGGCGTGCTCTTCGGACTCGCGATGGACTATCAGGTGTTCCTCGTCTCGCGCATGCGGGAGGACTACGTCCACGCGTCTCGCGCTCGCAAGGGCCGGGCTGACCGCCTGACCGCCGTCGGCGCCGTGCGCTCGGGCTTCACGGCGTCGGCCCGCGTCGTGACGGCTGCCGCGCTCATCATGTTCGCCGTCTTCGCCGCGTTCGTGCCGGAAGGCGATTCGTCGATCAAACCGATCGCGCTGGGACTCGCCGTCGGCATCGCCGTCGACGCCTTCCTCGTGCGCATGACACTCATCCCCGCGCTCATGGCGCTCCTGGGCGAAAAAGCGTGGTGGATGCCACGATGGCTCGATCGACTGCTCCCCCACTTCGACATCGAGGGCGAAGCGGTCGAGCGCGAGCTCGCACTCGCCGAGTGGCCCGAGCCCCAGACGACGGCCGCCGTCGTCGCGGAGAGTCTCACCGTCCGCGCCGAGGCGGGAGGTGACGCGGGCGAGGTCGACCTGTTCCAGGACGCGAGCTTCCGCATCGAACCCGGCGGCACGCTCGTCGCGACGGGCGACCCCCGCGCGGGGACGGCGTTCGCGCTCGCCGTCGCGGGACGTCTGACGCCGAGCGACGGGCTCCTTCGCGTGGCTGGGCACCTGCTGCCCGGACGCGCGGCGTGGGTGAGGGCCCACGTCGGCGTCGCGCTCTTCGCCGGCTCCGACGAGCCCGTGCGCGATCTTCGCCGCGCGCTCCGCGGGCGTCCCGGCATCCTCGTGATCGACGGTCTCGACATGCTCGACGCCGCCGAGCGCGACCAGGTCGCCGCCGTCCTCCGCGACGCGACGACCGCCCGGCACACGCGGGACGACCGCCCCCTGACCATCGTCGCGACGGCCCAGTCGGAAGGACGCGCTCTCGCTGTGCTCGCCGATGCACACCGTCCCGACATCTCTTCGCTTCCCCTTCGAGCCGGTATCCGCTCGACCCACGCCACCGAGGTGACCTCATGA
- a CDS encoding 1,4-dihydroxy-2-naphthoyl-CoA synthase: MVSELFDEREWMPAPGSDAYTDITAHVSKDGRIARVAFNRPEVRNAFRPHTVDELFRALDTARQDPRIGVVLFTGNGPSPKDGGWAFCSGGDQRIRGRDGYKYDGPEEHAPDPARVGRLHILEVQRLIRFMPKVVIAVVPGWAAGGGHSLHVVCDLTIASREHGRFKQTDADVGSFDAGYGSAYMARQVGQKIAREVFFLAEEYSADRAYEMGAVNRVVPHAELETEAIAMARTILTKSPTAIRMLKFAFNAVDDGLMGQQVFAGETTRLAYGTDEAVEGRNAFLEKREPDWSPYPWHF, from the coding sequence ATGGTCTCCGAGCTCTTCGACGAGCGTGAATGGATGCCGGCCCCCGGCTCCGACGCGTACACCGACATCACGGCCCACGTTTCGAAGGACGGTCGGATCGCGCGTGTCGCCTTCAACCGTCCGGAGGTGCGCAACGCCTTCCGGCCGCACACGGTCGACGAACTGTTCCGCGCACTCGACACGGCGCGGCAGGATCCGCGGATCGGCGTCGTGCTCTTCACGGGCAACGGCCCGAGCCCCAAGGACGGCGGGTGGGCGTTCTGCTCGGGCGGCGACCAGCGCATCCGCGGGCGCGACGGCTACAAGTACGACGGGCCGGAGGAGCACGCACCCGATCCGGCGCGCGTCGGACGCCTCCACATCCTCGAAGTGCAGCGTCTCATCCGCTTCATGCCGAAGGTCGTCATCGCCGTCGTCCCCGGCTGGGCGGCCGGGGGAGGACACTCGCTCCATGTCGTCTGCGACCTGACGATCGCCTCGCGCGAGCACGGCCGGTTCAAGCAGACGGATGCCGACGTCGGATCGTTCGACGCGGGATACGGGTCGGCCTACATGGCGCGCCAGGTCGGGCAGAAGATCGCGCGCGAAGTGTTCTTCCTGGCCGAGGAGTACTCGGCCGACCGCGCCTACGAGATGGGCGCTGTCAACCGCGTCGTGCCGCACGCCGAGCTCGAGACCGAAGCGATCGCGATGGCGCGCACGATCCTGACGAAGTCGCCCACGGCCATCCGGATGCTGAAGTTCGCCTTCAACGCCGTGGACGACGGACTCATGGGCCAGCAGGTGTTCGCGGGCGAGACGACCCGTCTCGCGTACGGCACCGACGAAGCCGTCGAGGGCCGGAACGCCTTCCTCGAGAAGCGCGAGCCCGATTGGTCGCCCTACCCGTGGCACTTCTGA
- a CDS encoding Ltp family lipoprotein gives MTTPNDGQPIYPAGWYADVNMPGTERWYDGTAWTAHVRPAAPRVAPEVPLPAAGADQSMPTQTSSLAHPVLDSESADVPSTLPWYKRKGIVIPAGIAAGIIVIIGVSGALAGGGDEDIVAIAERTAASQPQVEEVVEEDTVVMVAVPSVVGMTGTDAQAALSALGFRVDVAGEDLTMPVTAQDVAAGADAEEGSTVTITLQEKPKLTLGQENAIRSAEQYLSFMGFSRVGLFEQLTSEYGEGFAAEDAEFAIATLEQGGRVDWNAEAAQSAQSYLDTMAFSRDGLFQQLTSEYGEGFTADQANAGLAAVGY, from the coding sequence ATGACCACTCCCAACGACGGGCAACCGATCTACCCGGCCGGGTGGTACGCCGATGTCAACATGCCGGGCACCGAACGCTGGTACGACGGAACTGCCTGGACCGCGCATGTGCGTCCCGCCGCACCTCGGGTGGCTCCTGAGGTCCCGCTCCCCGCAGCAGGAGCGGATCAGTCGATGCCGACGCAGACGAGCTCGCTCGCTCATCCCGTTCTCGACTCAGAGTCGGCGGACGTCCCCTCTACGCTCCCCTGGTACAAGCGCAAGGGAATCGTCATCCCGGCAGGAATCGCCGCCGGCATCATCGTGATCATCGGCGTCTCCGGCGCTCTTGCGGGTGGCGGAGACGAGGACATCGTCGCGATCGCCGAAAGGACCGCTGCATCCCAACCGCAGGTTGAGGAAGTCGTCGAGGAAGACACGGTGGTCATGGTGGCCGTGCCTAGCGTGGTCGGGATGACCGGCACGGACGCGCAAGCAGCTCTTTCCGCGCTCGGCTTCCGGGTTGACGTGGCGGGCGAAGACCTGACGATGCCTGTCACAGCTCAGGATGTCGCGGCGGGCGCGGACGCTGAAGAAGGATCGACGGTGACGATCACCCTCCAAGAGAAGCCGAAGCTCACACTGGGTCAGGAGAACGCGATTCGCTCAGCGGAGCAATACCTGAGCTTCATGGGTTTTAGCCGGGTCGGCCTCTTTGAGCAGTTGACCAGTGAGTACGGGGAGGGTTTCGCCGCCGAGGACGCTGAGTTCGCTATCGCAACGCTCGAACAGGGCGGCAGAGTCGACTGGAACGCCGAGGCCGCCCAGTCCGCACAGTCCTATCTCGACACGATGGCATTCAGCCGCGACGGATTGTTCCAGCAGCTCACAAGTGAGTACGGCGAAGGCTTCACTGCCGACCAAGCCAATGCGGGGCTCGCCGCAGTGGGCTACTGA
- a CDS encoding TetR/AcrR family transcriptional regulator: MSESVIVTSKRREATRQKLLDAAAQVFAEVGLDAASVEAICERAGFTRGAFYSNFETKDELMLALTERTAEEKIELVTERIQALRATGEQFSPAELVQRVLDVAMDEKMGILLTSEIRTRALRDPALAQAYLAWQAGLIERVAAVIEELGRTYRLSPRLPARDFAQLILQQWEDTSAYAVMAGLDTDALCTLANERTAQLAIALVDPA; this comes from the coding sequence ATGAGCGAGAGCGTCATCGTGACGTCGAAGCGACGAGAGGCGACGCGTCAGAAGCTCCTCGACGCCGCTGCCCAGGTCTTCGCCGAGGTCGGTCTCGACGCGGCATCCGTCGAGGCCATCTGCGAGCGCGCGGGCTTCACACGCGGCGCCTTCTACTCGAACTTCGAGACGAAGGACGAGCTCATGCTCGCCCTGACCGAACGCACTGCCGAGGAGAAGATCGAGCTCGTCACGGAGCGCATCCAAGCCCTTCGCGCGACGGGCGAGCAGTTCTCTCCCGCCGAACTCGTCCAGCGCGTGCTCGATGTCGCGATGGACGAGAAGATGGGGATCCTCCTCACGAGCGAGATCCGCACGCGCGCGCTGCGCGACCCCGCCCTCGCTCAGGCCTACCTCGCGTGGCAGGCCGGCCTCATCGAGCGCGTCGCCGCCGTCATCGAGGAGCTCGGCCGCACCTATCGCCTGTCGCCGCGGCTTCCCGCGCGCGATTTCGCGCAGCTGATTCTGCAGCAGTGGGAGGACACGTCCGCCTACGCCGTGATGGCGGGACTCGACACCGATGCCCTGTGCACCCTCGCGAACGAGCGCACGGCCCAGCTCGCGATCGCGCTCGTCGACCCGGCGTGA
- a CDS encoding YhgE/Pip domain-containing protein: MTTTPTIERARSRRPVTWLTLVGVLLLPVVIGGILVAALYNPVERLDGVKAAIVNEDEAVTIDGQQVPLGRQLTAGLVEGSDDLPSNLDWTISNADDAAEGLEDGTYAAVITIPSNFSAAATSTRPGETPERATIEVQTPPDSLIVDDAITAQVATAAASVMGEQLSSVYLENVFLGFTTLGDQLGEAASGASELADGAGSAADGATQLADGFPQLSSGASGLASGASQLQSGLGSLAGGARQAASGANQLAAGVNQGAAELEATGIVPAQLTQAANGAATATGLAAQNAAAAAATLQTLAASCTQSEDFCAQLGEAALSAGTASVILSGNGTASNPGAVTLTQGTATGITQLAQQAPTQIADQFRTIGANVASLGSGVAQLATGADQSAAGAGELASGASQLAGGLDEAGAGAVSLADGVQQLADGTGELASGLSTAVDEIPTYTDAEASSLADVVANPVETDGVGTSLFGASAIPLLAMLALWFGGLGTFVALQAVSRRALAAREPSFALALRSFLPAAALGAAQGLLVAGVVQVAASYDWGQWWGFAGVAVVAGIAFAAVNQALVAVFGGAGRWIAALVGVLAVATGIVSTVPGVLASLASLLPTSPAYHGMVAALTSATGGGAAVAGLVIWTLLAFGATILAVARRRTTTARAILKAAPATA, translated from the coding sequence ATGACCACGACACCCACCATCGAACGCGCCCGCTCGCGGCGCCCCGTCACGTGGCTGACCCTCGTCGGCGTGCTGCTCCTCCCCGTCGTCATCGGCGGGATCCTCGTCGCCGCTCTCTACAACCCGGTCGAACGACTCGACGGGGTCAAGGCCGCGATCGTGAACGAGGACGAAGCGGTCACGATCGACGGCCAGCAGGTTCCGCTCGGTCGTCAGCTCACGGCGGGCCTCGTCGAGGGGTCGGACGACCTTCCGTCGAACCTCGACTGGACGATCTCGAACGCCGACGACGCCGCCGAGGGCCTCGAGGACGGCACGTACGCTGCCGTCATCACGATCCCGTCGAACTTCTCCGCCGCCGCGACGTCGACCCGCCCGGGCGAGACGCCCGAACGCGCGACGATCGAAGTACAGACGCCGCCCGACAGCCTCATCGTCGACGACGCCATCACGGCGCAGGTCGCCACGGCCGCGGCATCCGTCATGGGTGAACAGCTCTCGTCGGTCTACCTCGAGAACGTCTTCCTGGGCTTCACGACGCTCGGCGACCAGCTCGGCGAGGCAGCCTCGGGCGCGTCGGAGCTCGCCGACGGCGCGGGATCCGCCGCGGACGGCGCGACGCAGCTCGCCGACGGATTCCCGCAGCTCTCGAGCGGCGCCTCGGGCCTCGCGTCGGGCGCCTCGCAGCTGCAGTCGGGGCTGGGAAGCCTCGCGGGCGGTGCCCGGCAGGCGGCATCCGGAGCCAACCAGCTCGCGGCGGGCGTGAACCAGGGCGCTGCGGAGCTCGAGGCGACGGGAATCGTTCCCGCGCAGCTCACGCAGGCCGCGAACGGCGCTGCGACGGCGACGGGACTCGCGGCGCAGAACGCGGCCGCCGCCGCTGCGACGCTCCAGACGCTTGCCGCATCGTGCACGCAGTCGGAGGACTTCTGCGCGCAGCTCGGCGAGGCTGCTCTGTCGGCCGGGACCGCGTCTGTCATCCTGTCGGGCAACGGCACGGCCTCGAACCCCGGCGCCGTGACCCTCACGCAGGGGACGGCGACGGGGATCACGCAGCTCGCGCAGCAGGCGCCGACGCAGATCGCCGACCAGTTCCGCACGATCGGCGCGAACGTCGCGTCGCTCGGGAGCGGCGTCGCGCAGCTCGCGACGGGTGCCGACCAGTCGGCGGCCGGTGCGGGCGAGCTCGCCTCGGGTGCCTCGCAGCTCGCGGGCGGCCTCGACGAGGCCGGCGCGGGAGCTGTGTCGCTCGCCGACGGCGTGCAGCAGCTCGCCGACGGCACGGGCGAACTGGCATCCGGTCTGTCCACCGCTGTCGACGAGATCCCGACGTACACGGACGCGGAGGCGTCGAGCCTCGCCGACGTCGTCGCGAACCCCGTCGAGACGGATGGCGTCGGCACGTCGCTCTTCGGAGCGTCGGCGATCCCCCTCCTCGCGATGCTTGCGTTGTGGTTCGGCGGTCTCGGAACGTTCGTGGCGCTCCAGGCCGTCTCGCGACGCGCCCTCGCCGCGCGCGAGCCGTCGTTCGCGCTCGCGCTGCGGTCGTTCCTCCCGGCCGCCGCTCTCGGTGCCGCGCAGGGACTTCTCGTCGCGGGTGTCGTCCAGGTCGCGGCATCCTATGACTGGGGCCAGTGGTGGGGCTTCGCGGGAGTCGCGGTGGTCGCGGGAATCGCGTTCGCTGCCGTCAACCAGGCGCTCGTCGCGGTGTTCGGCGGCGCAGGACGCTGGATCGCCGCCCTCGTGGGTGTGCTCGCCGTCGCGACCGGGATCGTCTCGACCGTGCCGGGTGTGCTGGCGAGTCTCGCGTCGCTCCTCCCGACGTCGCCGGCCTACCACGGCATGGTCGCGGCCCTCACGTCGGCGACCGGCGGTGGCGCCGCCGTCGCGGGCCTCGTGATCTGGACGCTTCTCGCGTTCGGTGCCACGATCCTCGCGGTCGCCCGCCGCCGCACGACGACAGCCCGCGCCATCCTGAAGGCGGCTCCCGCCACCGCCTGA
- a CDS encoding VOC family protein produces the protein MLRMGTVVLTVEDIDRAGDFWRAALGYVSRGGASDDWVILDPADKEHWSEPGASIALSVSGYPQQYPPRIHLDLYADDQAAEIERLTSLGARHVDWDHYPPGADWVVLEDTEGNRFCVVDVSAE, from the coding sequence ATGTTGAGAATGGGAACGGTCGTCCTGACCGTCGAAGACATCGACCGTGCAGGGGACTTCTGGCGTGCAGCGCTCGGGTACGTCAGCCGTGGCGGAGCGAGCGACGACTGGGTCATCCTCGATCCGGCCGACAAGGAGCACTGGAGCGAGCCCGGTGCGAGCATCGCCCTGTCGGTCTCGGGATACCCCCAGCAGTACCCTCCGAGGATCCACCTCGATCTGTATGCCGACGACCAGGCAGCCGAGATCGAACGCCTGACGAGTCTGGGCGCACGGCACGTCGACTGGGACCACTACCCGCCCGGTGCCGATTGGGTCGTGCTGGAGGACACGGAGGGCAACAGGTTCTGCGTCGTCGACGTGTCGGCGGAGTGA
- a CDS encoding o-succinylbenzoate synthase, whose translation MSHPALADLLASARVVALPLATRFRGVDVREAVVFEGPEGWTEFSPFTEYDDLEAATWLAAAIDFGWRPQPATLRDRVNVNATVPAVAAASVPDVLARFDGCRTAKVKVAEPGQVLADDVARVRAVREALGPEGRVRVDANGGWNLDEAEHAIHALAEFDLEYVEQPCMSVDELAELHRRVKYMGIPIAADESVRKAADPLAVARAGAADLLVIKAQPLGGVRRALDIVAEAGLPAVVSSALDTSIGLSMGVWLAASLAELDYDCGLGTSSLFTADVSVPSLAPHDGSLPVGRVVPDAAMLDDLAAPAERREWWLARLARCYDLL comes from the coding sequence ATGTCGCATCCCGCCCTCGCCGACCTCCTCGCCTCGGCCCGCGTCGTCGCCCTGCCCCTCGCGACACGCTTCCGCGGCGTCGACGTGCGCGAAGCCGTCGTCTTCGAAGGACCCGAAGGGTGGACGGAGTTCTCGCCGTTCACCGAGTACGACGACCTCGAAGCGGCGACGTGGCTCGCGGCGGCGATCGACTTCGGCTGGAGGCCGCAGCCGGCGACGCTGCGCGACCGGGTGAACGTCAACGCGACCGTGCCGGCGGTCGCCGCGGCATCCGTCCCCGACGTGCTCGCCCGGTTCGACGGATGCCGGACGGCCAAAGTCAAGGTCGCCGAGCCTGGGCAGGTCCTCGCCGACGACGTTGCCCGCGTACGCGCGGTGCGCGAGGCCCTCGGCCCCGAGGGGCGCGTGCGCGTCGACGCGAACGGCGGGTGGAACCTCGACGAAGCCGAGCACGCGATCCACGCCCTCGCGGAGTTCGATCTCGAGTATGTCGAGCAGCCGTGCATGTCGGTCGACGAGCTCGCCGAGCTCCACCGCCGCGTGAAGTACATGGGCATTCCGATCGCCGCCGACGAGAGCGTGCGCAAGGCTGCGGATCCCCTCGCCGTCGCGCGCGCCGGCGCAGCCGACCTCCTCGTCATCAAGGCGCAGCCCCTCGGCGGAGTCCGGCGAGCGCTCGACATCGTCGCCGAAGCGGGACTTCCCGCCGTCGTCTCTAGTGCACTCGACACGTCGATCGGACTGTCGATGGGCGTGTGGCTCGCGGCATCCCTCGCGGAACTCGACTACGACTGCGGTCTCGGCACGTCGTCGCTCTTCACAGCCGACGTCAGTGTGCCGTCACTCGCTCCGCACGACGGTTCGCTGCCGGTCGGACGTGTCGTCCCGGACGCCGCGATGCTCGACGATCTCGCGGCGCCCGCTGAACGCAGAGAGTGGTGGCTCGCGCGGCTCGCGCGATGCTACGACCTGCTCTGA
- a CDS encoding AMP-binding protein produces MRLEPATGDDPRDILRALRVALHGAGPALGLGLVDDLPGEVRAGTAVVVTTSGSTGIPKSVLLSRDALTSSALATADRIGDGTWLLALPAAYVAGVQVLVRSIIADREPAILSGAFTPQTFSAAALMMVSTERGHRIPTFTSLVPAQLSKLLDAAEHDGQVLAALRSFERILIGGQALPALVLERAEAAGVRITKTYGSTETSGGCVYDGEPLRGVRLRIVGGEVQIAGPTLADGYLGDPARTDAAFPRDADGTRWYRTGDAGILEDGRLRVRGRLDNVIVSGGVNISLDRVERIVRSVPGLAGAVVVGVSDERWGEASVIVAPRGEALRRSESVQLSEARTLVAEEIGPHARPSRLVLVDEIPALPSGKPDREAIRRAIAALH; encoded by the coding sequence ATGCGGCTTGAGCCCGCCACCGGCGACGATCCGCGCGACATCCTGCGGGCGCTGCGGGTCGCACTGCACGGCGCGGGTCCCGCACTCGGTCTCGGCCTCGTCGACGATCTGCCGGGGGAGGTGCGTGCGGGGACCGCGGTCGTCGTGACGACATCGGGCTCGACCGGCATCCCCAAGAGCGTCCTACTCAGCAGAGACGCCCTCACCTCGAGCGCGCTGGCCACGGCCGACCGCATCGGTGACGGCACGTGGCTCCTCGCCCTGCCCGCCGCGTACGTCGCCGGGGTGCAGGTGCTCGTGCGTTCGATCATCGCCGACCGCGAACCCGCGATCCTCTCCGGAGCATTCACGCCCCAGACGTTCTCGGCGGCGGCCCTCATGATGGTGTCGACCGAGCGCGGCCACCGCATCCCGACCTTCACGTCGCTCGTTCCCGCGCAGTTGTCGAAGCTCCTCGACGCCGCCGAGCACGACGGGCAGGTCCTCGCGGCGCTCCGGTCGTTCGAACGGATCCTGATCGGCGGGCAGGCGCTCCCCGCTCTCGTCCTGGAGCGGGCCGAGGCCGCGGGCGTCCGGATCACGAAGACCTACGGGTCCACCGAGACGAGTGGCGGCTGCGTCTACGACGGCGAACCGCTCCGCGGAGTCCGCCTTCGCATCGTCGGGGGCGAAGTGCAGATCGCGGGTCCGACGCTCGCCGACGGCTACCTCGGCGATCCCGCGCGGACGGACGCCGCGTTCCCGCGCGACGCCGACGGGACGCGCTGGTACCGCACGGGCGATGCCGGGATCCTCGAGGACGGTCGCCTGCGCGTCCGCGGCCGCCTCGACAACGTCATCGTCTCGGGCGGTGTGAACATCTCCCTCGACCGCGTCGAGCGGATCGTGCGGTCGGTGCCAGGGCTCGCCGGGGCCGTCGTCGTCGGGGTCTCCGATGAGCGGTGGGGCGAGGCATCCGTCATCGTCGCGCCGCGCGGCGAGGCGCTCCGGCGGAGCGAATCCGTGCAGCTGTCGGAAGCGCGGACTCTCGTGGCGGAAGAGATCGGCCCCCACGCCCGCCCGTCGCGCCTCGTCCTCGTCGACGAGATCCCGGCTCTCCCGTCGGGCAAGCCCGACCGCGAGGCCATCCGCCGCGCGATCGCGGCGCTGCATTGA